The stretch of DNA CTTGGGAAACCTTCACTCGGATGCCCGGGCGATCACCACCCGGGCAGCCTCGACGTCCCGCTTGATTTGTCCCACGAGTTCGGCCACGGAGCCGAACCGGTGCTCCGCCCGCAGCCGCTCGAGGAACTCCACCCGGAGCTCGCGGCCATAGAGGTCCCCGCTGTAGTCGAGCAGGTGCGCCTCGATCGTGACCTCGTTGATACCGAAGGTGGGCTTGACACCGATGTTGGCCACGCCCGGCAGCCAGGGCGCCTGGAGGGCCTCGCGGAAGCGCACCCGGATGGCGTACACGCCGGCGGCCGGACGCAGCTCGTTCTGGGTGTCCACGTTGGCGGTGGGAAAACCGATGCCCCGGCCGCGTCCCTGACCTCGCACGACGGTGCCCTCCAGATCGAAGGGGCGCCCGAGCAGGCGCTGCGCCGCGCTCACCCGGCCCTCGAGGATGTACTCGCGCACCTTGGAGGAGGAGGCCACGAGCCCATCCACCGTGACGGGCTCCACGCAGTGCACCTGGGCGCCCCGGGCCGCCGCGGCCTCGCGCAGGGTGTCCACGGTGCCGCCGCGCGCCGCCCCATAGGTGAAGTCATGGCCCACCACGAGGTGGCGCGCCCCCATCACGTCCAGCAGCGAGGCCTCGAAGTCGCGCGGCGACATGCGGGCGTACTCGCGCGTGAAGGGCTGCACCACCGCCGCGTCCAACCCGAGCGACTCGAAGAGCTCCAGCTTGCGCGGCAGCAGGGTGATGAGCTTGGGCGCCATCTCCGGCTGGAGCACCTTGCCTGGATGTGGCTGGAACGTCAGCGCGGCGACGAGCGTGCCGTGGCGCCGCGCCTCGGCGAAGAGCGCCTGGTGGCCCAGGTGCACGCCATCGAAGTTGCCCAGCGCGAGCGCACAACCCGAGAGCTCACGCGCCTCCGTCACCCCGTGGAAGACCTTCATGGTGCGCCCATATAGCGCCAAAGCCGTCGCTTTGCCCTGGCCAGACCGCCCCGCCCCGTGAGAAGAGGCCCGAAGCCCCGCATCCTTACATGGCCCGTCCTCCCCTGCTCCCCGATCCCGTCGGCCTGCATCTGGCCGGCCTCGACGCGTCCCCCGACTGGGACGCCGAGTTCGGCTTCCCCGGCCCCCTGGAACTGGAAATCGGCTCCGGCGCGGGCGGCCACGCCCTCGAGTACTGCCGCCGCAACCCCGGAACGCGCTTCGTCGCCTTCGAGTGGCGCAAGAAGTACGCGCGCGACACCCAGGACCGCGGCAACAAGATGGGCCTGAAGAACCTGCGCGTGCTCGAGGCCGATGCCCGCTTCCACGTGCCGCGCCTGTTCGCCTCCGGCTCGCTCGACGTCATCCACCTGCAGTTTCCCGACCCCTGGTGGAAGCGCGCCCACTTCAAGCGCGCCGTCATCCAGCCCGACTTCGCCCGGCTCCTGCTCGACAAGCTCAAGCCCGGCGGCCTCTTCGACATGCGCACCGACGTACAGGACCGCGCCGTCAACATGCTCTCCATCCTGGAGGAGGCCGGCTTCGTCAACCCGCTGGGCAAGGGCGTGTTCCACCCCTACGATCCCGAGGAAGTCCCCTCCACACGCGAGCGGCGCTACCTGGCGAGCGGCGAGCCCGTCTACCGCGCCCGCCTGCGCAAGCCCGCCTGAGCGCCCTCCCCCGGTGCGCGCGGCCGTGTC from Cystobacter ferrugineus encodes:
- the trmB gene encoding tRNA (guanine(46)-N(7))-methyltransferase TrmB, whose product is MARPPLLPDPVGLHLAGLDASPDWDAEFGFPGPLELEIGSGAGGHALEYCRRNPGTRFVAFEWRKKYARDTQDRGNKMGLKNLRVLEADARFHVPRLFASGSLDVIHLQFPDPWWKRAHFKRAVIQPDFARLLLDKLKPGGLFDMRTDVQDRAVNMLSILEEAGFVNPLGKGVFHPYDPEEVPSTRERRYLASGEPVYRARLRKPA
- a CDS encoding bifunctional riboflavin kinase/FAD synthetase, which encodes MKVFHGVTEARELSGCALALGNFDGVHLGHQALFAEARRHGTLVAALTFQPHPGKVLQPEMAPKLITLLPRKLELFESLGLDAAVVQPFTREYARMSPRDFEASLLDVMGARHLVVGHDFTYGAARGGTVDTLREAAAARGAQVHCVEPVTVDGLVASSSKVREYILEGRVSAAQRLLGRPFDLEGTVVRGQGRGRGIGFPTANVDTQNELRPAAGVYAIRVRFREALQAPWLPGVANIGVKPTFGINEVTIEAHLLDYSGDLYGRELRVEFLERLRAEHRFGSVAELVGQIKRDVEAARVVIARASE